The Bacteroidota bacterium genome includes a region encoding these proteins:
- the lpxA gene encoding acyl-ACP--UDP-N-acetylglucosamine O-acyltransferase: MNQPLAYVHPQAKVANNVVIEPFVNIEKNVIIEEGTWIGSHVTIMEGARIGKNCRIFPGAVIAAIPQDLKFDGEDTIVKIGDNTTIREFTTINRGTKASFETVVGKNCLLMAYVHVAHDCYIGDNVILANAATLAGHIRIDDWAIIGGLAAVHQFVQIGAHAMVSGGALVRKDVPPFVKAAREPLSYVGVNSIGLRRRGFTNDQINQLQDIYRYIYLKNRNVSQAVNYIEAEIPASPERDEILSFISRSTRGIMKGYSRFQKSEV; this comes from the coding sequence ATGAATCAACCTCTCGCATACGTCCATCCCCAGGCCAAGGTTGCTAACAATGTTGTTATCGAACCGTTTGTTAACATTGAAAAAAATGTGATCATTGAAGAAGGCACGTGGATAGGTTCTCATGTTACGATCATGGAAGGAGCCCGGATTGGCAAAAACTGCAGGATATTTCCCGGTGCTGTGATAGCCGCCATACCGCAGGACCTGAAATTCGATGGGGAAGATACCATCGTTAAAATCGGTGACAACACCACCATTCGTGAATTCACCACTATTAACCGCGGTACAAAAGCAAGTTTTGAAACCGTTGTTGGAAAGAACTGCCTTCTTATGGCGTATGTACATGTGGCGCATGATTGTTATATCGGCGACAATGTTATCCTTGCCAATGCTGCCACCCTGGCCGGACACATCCGCATCGACGACTGGGCTATCATCGGTGGGCTTGCAGCCGTTCACCAGTTCGTACAGATCGGTGCCCATGCCATGGTTTCAGGCGGAGCCCTCGTCAGGAAAGACGTTCCCCCTTTTGTGAAAGCAGCCAGGGAACCTCTCTCATACGTTGGCGTAAATTCGATCGGATTAAGAAGAAGGGGATTCACCAACGACCAGATCAATCAACTTCAGGATATTTACCGCTATATCTATCTGAAAAACCGGAATGTGTCACAGGCGGTAAACTATATTGAAGCCGAAATCCCGGCTTCGCCCGAAAGAGATGAGATTCTCTCTTTTATTTCCCGCTCAACCCGGGGCATCATGAAAGGTTATTCAAGATTCCAAAAATCCGAAGTATAG
- the efp gene encoding elongation factor P, with the protein MATTADFRNGLVIEFNGELFTIVEFQHVKPGKGAAFVRTKLKNIKTGKVIPNTFSAGVKINIQRVERRPFQYLYKEGTTYHFMNNQTYDQIFIEGDLINAPDLMKEGQEVEIMYHADTDTPMSCELPAYVELKVTYTEPGEKGNTATNAMKDATVETGAVVKVPLFINIDDIIRVDTRTGDYSERVAR; encoded by the coding sequence ATGGCAACTACAGCTGATTTCAGAAACGGACTTGTAATTGAATTTAACGGGGAATTATTTACCATCGTAGAATTTCAACATGTAAAGCCGGGCAAAGGTGCGGCATTTGTCAGAACCAAGCTCAAGAACATCAAAACAGGCAAAGTTATCCCCAATACTTTTTCGGCGGGCGTCAAGATTAATATCCAAAGGGTAGAAAGAAGACCTTTCCAGTATCTTTATAAGGAAGGGACAACCTATCACTTCATGAATAACCAGACTTACGACCAGATATTCATCGAAGGGGATCTGATCAATGCTCCGGATCTGATGAAGGAAGGCCAGGAAGTGGAAATTATGTACCATGCCGATACCGATACTCCCATGTCGTGCGAGTTACCTGCATACGTGGAATTAAAGGTAACGTATACCGAACCCGGCGAAAAAGGCAATACAGCCACCAATGCCATGAAAGATGCAACCGTGGAGACCGGTGCAGTAGTAAAGGTCCCTCTTTTCATTAACATCGACGACATCATTCGTGTCGATACACGTACCGGTGATTATTCCGAAAGAGTAGCCCGTTAA